The region CGTCATCCGCCTCAACGAAGACCTGCCCCTGGACACGTTGAAGGGCCTGGAGGAGTTCAGCCACCTCGAAGTCGTGTGGCACTTCAGCAAGGGCTCAGACGCCGACGTGCACCTCGGGGCACGCCACCCGCGCAACAACCCGGCCTGGCCGGAGACGGGGACGTTCGTCCACCGCAACCACCGGCGCCCGGCCAGGATCGCGGTCTCCCACCCCCGCCTGCTGAGCGTCGAAGGCCGCGACCTGCACGTGGAGGACCTGGACGCGGTCGACGGCACTCCGGTCTACGACATCGCCCCGTGGTTCACCGAGTTCGGACCGCGCGGAGAGGTCGGCCAGCCTTCCTGGCCCGGAGAAATGCTCAGCCGGTACTGGGAGAAGCGCTCGAACACGTAGCATCGAGTTACAACGGTGAATGCGCAGTGCCAGCCGGCCTCGGCGGGCACCAGCGGTCAGTCGGTGTGCAGGCCTCTGAGGAAGTGGGCCCCCGCTCCCGGGGTGAAGTCCAGCGGCTCCACGTGGAGGTTCTGGTTGTCGCGCACACGCGTCACCGGACCTTCGGAGACCTCCACACAGGTCCCGGCCTCGTTGCTGTAGCTGGACTTGCGCCAAGGCAGGCTCTGGGTGCTCATGTGGAAAACCCTCCTCAGTCGAGTGCGGCGATCCGGGACCGAATCAGGTCGCGGGACCGCTACGGGAGCCTGGTCATGTGCGCTACCGGCCTGAGTGGTCCTTGTCGTTCAAGCGGTCAGCAGCGGTGCGGTCCCAAGAGGTCACCGACCTCTGGCCAGACGTTGGCCGTCGTGGCTGCGGACGTGGGGGGTGTTGGGGTCCAGGGCGTCGAGCAAACGGACCGCATAGACCTCGCCCATGCGCTCGGACACCTCGGCGGGGGCGAGCCAGGCAACTTCGGTGGATTCCGCGGAGGGGCGCTCTGTGCCGCCGGAGGGCTTGCAGCGGAAGACCAGGGCGACGACACCCCGGGCGGTGTTCTTGTAGACGCCGGTGAGGCGGTCCACCTCGACGTGGATGCCCGTCTCCTCCCAGACCTCCCGGCACACGCCGTCCTCCGGGGCCTCGGCGAGCTCCAGAACCCCACCCGGGAGCTCCCAGCGTCCGTTGTCGGCACGGCGGATCACCAGGAACCGGCCGTCCTCGTCGAGGACGGCTCCGGCGACGGACACCGAGTGCAGCGGCGTTGACGGCCTGTCTCCGGTGCTGTTACTCATGTACAGGAGCATAGGAGGTACGGAAGGACCATGGCGAGCACTGTAGGGGCGCGGTCCGGTAAGCCCCGGTATCTCCAGATCGCGGACGACATCGAAGAGCAGATCACGACCGGAAGGTTGGCTCCGGCAGCGGAGATTCCGAGCGAGACGGTGCTGGTGGAGCGCTACGGCGTCTCGGCGGGCACGGTTCGCAAGGCCATCGCCCAGTTGCGGACCGTTGGGTTGGTGGAGACCTTCCAGGGCAAGGGCTCGTTCGTGAAGTCGCGCCCGCCCGTCACCCGCAAGTCCTCCGACCGGTTCCGGCGCTCGCACCGTCGCGCGGGTAAGGCCGCCTACATCGCCGAGACCGAGCAGGCCGGGGTCGAGCCGACCGTGCAGGTGCTGTCCATCGGCCCGGTGCCCGTTCCCGCCGAGATCGCGGAGCGCCTGGGCGTGGATGAAAGCGACAAGGTCCTGGCCCGCCGACGCCTGTACTTCAGCGACGGCACGCCCACGGAGGAGGCCACGTCGTACCTGCCGTGGGACGTGGCCCGGGACATCCCGGAGTTGTTCGAGGAGAACCCCGGAGGTGGCGGGATCTACGCACGGCTCGAAGAACACGGCCATGAGTTCGCCGAGTACACCGAGACGGTGCGGGCGCGGCTGGCCACCAAGCAGGAGGCGAGCGCGCTGGGCCTGAGCCCGGGTTCCGCGGTCTTCCACCTGACGCGCAACGCCGTGACCACCGCCGGGCGTGTGGTGGAGGTGTGCGACACGATCATGGCGGCGGATCAGTTCGTGCTCGACTACCGCATCCCCGCTGTGGACTGAGGGTTTTCCGGGTTCTTCGCCAACGGGGTTGACTCATGTACATGAGTGAGGCAACCTGATCTCACACTCATATATATGAGTACATGAGTTAGGCACATACATATGTGATGGCTCTTCCACCAATCCCGGCCCTCTTGGAGCGTGCTCCGTGAACGCTGCCGTCGTCTCGATGCCGAAACCGATCGCCACGGAAGATGGCGTCCCCGAACCGACACAGGTGGGAGTCGGCAGGGGCGGGTCGACCGCGCGTGCTCCGCGCGGGTCGAGTGAGTTCGGTCCTTTGCTGCCACCGCCCCGAGCCGATGACCCGGTGGGGCACGGATACACGGCTTTCCAGGTGGTGCGGTTGGCGGTATGGGCGGCGCGGGAGTGCCGGTGGGTGGACGCCATGGACCCGGTGCACCGCGCGGAGACCGCGTGGGAGGCCATCACCGAACACCTCCATCTCGTCCACGAGCGCCCGGAGGAGACGGAGCTGATCGCCATCGGGTGGAAGGCGATGAAGGCCCAGCACTACCAGGATCTCAAGGTCCGCGGTCTGGGCGGCAAGGACAAAGCCCTGCTCTCCCGGGCGTTCGTCCGCTACTGGACCAGTGCGTCGGCGCCGGCCCACTCCCACGAGGACCACATCGTCGACCGCCTCGCCCTGGCGCAGATCTGGGCCGCCCTGAAACCCGCTCATCGCGAAGTGCTCATCGCTCTGGCCGAGCACGAGGACCGGCGCAGCGCCGAACGCTCCTTGAACATGGACCCCGCCGCCTTCACCCGCACGTTGGGGCGAGCCCGCCGCGCCTTCCTGGCCCTGTGGCACGAGGGCGAGACCCCGTCCCTGCTCTGGGGCTATGACCGCCCCGGGGCGCGGCACCAGAACGTGATGTACCTGGTCCGGCTGCGCAAGCGCCGAGCATTGCAGCGCAAAGCTGAAGGCCATGTGCGCCGCTACGGACACCGCCCGCCCCGGGACCTGGGGGTACCCGACACCGAACTGCTGGCACGGCACGAGGCCGGGGAGAGCTACGCGGCGCTGGCCGAGTGCTTCGGTGTCAGCCGCGCGCTGATCGCCTCCCGAGTAGCCAAAACCCGAGCCCAAAGGGAGATACAGACCACTCATGCGACACCGCTGACGGCATCCCGCAAGTAACGGGAGCAAAGAAAAGAAGGTGCCCCGACCGGTGCTGGAACACCGGACCGGGGCGTGATCACCACCTGAAACCACCAGGAGGAGACCATGGAAAACCCTACTACCGGCCGCCATCGTCGACCCTGCCACAGCATGGCCGGGCGCGTATGGGCGCTGACCGCAGCGCTACTGGCCACAGCCCTGGCGGCGATCTTCAGCCCTCGATTGGATCGTCCCAGCCAAGTACCGCGCGCATTGCCCGCAGCACCGACGCCCGGAGGCAACCCCGGGCACGGTAGGCGAGGCAGTGACCTGCTCGCCGAGCCTCCCGGCTTCCCGGCGCAGAACATCTGGGCGGCCGGGGCGTCCACAGCCTCGACCCTCTGGGAGCAGGCCTACCGCGACCGCCCCACATTGTTCGAACCGGAGGATGCGGTGGACGCCGATCCCGACCAGATCGCCGGAGCACTGGTTCGCCCCTACCTCGGCCCTGCCATGATTCCCCGACCGCGACCGGCCGAGCCGAGCGATTACCCGGCCAGGCCCTCGACTGTGGAGCCCGAACCGGTGAAGGACGAGTTCGCCGAGCTGGCCGACCGCATTCGCACTTACCTGGCCATGAGGAACTGAACCGCCCTTCATCGGGATGGACTTACAGTTCCGCCCGCGAGCGGCCCCATCGGAACGTCCCCCTCCAGTTCATCGGTGCAGCTCAAGCCACTGCGAATGGGCCTTTCGCAATCCAGGCACATACCCGAGCGGGCGGTCCCTCTTCGCGCAGGGCGGAGCGAGGACAACATGGAAGCGATCGCGGAGGAGGAGCGTGCGGCGAGGATGCTCGGTGAGGTGAGAGACACGGCGAAGACAGCGGAGCGTGTCCGGAGCGATCGGCGGGTGTCGGGGACGGGAAAACCCCGGATCGGGGATCGAAACCGGGGCTCTGAACTGGGGTTTTGTGGGTAGGCCCCCAGGGGCTCGAACCCTGAACCCACGGATTAAAAGTCCGCTCCCACCACGGCGATACGCCCCACCACGCCCCGATAGCTCCCCCGCCACCCCACAGCGCCAACACCACATAGGACCACCCGGGACCACGGGAGACCGCCCTGTCCCCCAGCACCGGAGCAATCACCGAGCAACCGCCCCACCTCCCGAGCCACGGACCAAATCCATGGGGGCCAGGTCAGCACATCCGCTGCAAACCCTTGCCTGTTCCGTTTCCGATGGGGTCACTGAGCCTTTTTCATCCTGAACGTGCAGGTCGCAGCCTCGTACCAGCTCACCCTGAGCACCCCTGACAGCAAGAAGCCCCTGGTAGATGGATTAACGACCAAGAAAACCCGCCCCACCAGAGGCTCCACATGCTGTTCTACCGTGCCGCGCTACCCCTGTCACGCCGGACCCTGAACCTGGCCGCCCGCACCATCCGAACCCACCGCAAGAACACCGGTTCTCGATGGCGCCGCCTCGACCCGGCCACCCAGGCCCTGCTCGTCCTGGTCCACCTGCACAAGGGCGAACCGTTCGCCCAGGTCGCGGCCGGTTTCGGTGTCGGCACCACCACCGCCTGGCGCTACGTGCACGAGACCACGGCCCTGCTCGCCGCCCAGGCGCCCACCCTGGAGCAAGGACTGCGCCGCGCCCGCCGCAAGGGCTGGGGATACGTGATCGTGGACGGCACGCTGATCGCCTGCGACCGTCTGGCGGCCGACCGCCCGTTCTACTCCGGCAAGCACAAACAGCACGGCATGAACATCCAGATCGTCGCAGCCCCCGACGGTGAACCCCTGTGGACGTCCTGGTCGCTGCCCGGGGCGGTGCACGACACCCGGGCCGCCCGGGTCTGGAGGATCGCCGATCGCATCAGAGCCGCAGGACTGCTCGGCCTGGGCGACAAGGGATACGTGGGGCTCTCGGACGTGGTGTTCTGCCCGTTCAAAGGGCGGGGCAAGCCGCAGTGGAAGAAGGAGGCCAACTCCGAACACGCCAAGCTCCGCTCGCCGGGCGAGCGCGCAATCGCCCAGCTCAAGCAGTGGGACATCCTGCGCCGCCTACGCTGCTGTCCGCAGCGCGCTGGCCAGATCACCCGCGCGGTGCTGGTCCTTCAGCTCCGAGAAGCAGGATGAAAAAGGCTCACTACCCGGAAAACCGATGAGGAAGCGGCCATTTCCGTACTCGGTGAACACTCACAACAGTCCGACCACGAGCAATTGAAACCGACCAGTGAGCACCGGTTTAGTGTGAGATACAAGCGCTACCACAGCACAGGTCGGCATTCCTTGCTACGCCTCATATGGCGTGAAGAACGGAGGGTCCACCATGTCCGCGATGGTGTAGTCCTCAAAGGTGGCATCGGTCAGGACACGGAAGAGACACTCCGATGCCGACATCGTCAGGAGCTGCCAGTCATCGGCCTCCTCTCTCGCCACCACCGGCCAGTCCTCCGGCGGAGTCTCGGCGTCAGCGGCCCAGCAGAACTCCGCGGCCGTCATCGATATGCCCCAACGGACCAGACCCTGCCCGCCCGGACGGTAGACGCCATAGGAGCCGAAGACATCGTCCGTAGCAAAAAATTACCAAAGTCAAGCCAGATCAAAAAATAATTTCCATCATCATTCAAAGTAGCCATATTCAGACAAGCGCTCCCCTCCCCCCCTCCATTTTCCATCGCTCGCCTCAAAAGGAATTGGAATTTGACTATCGGTTTCGTCGAAGAACTCCATCTCCCCAGTGTTCCAAATATAAGAATACAAATACTGGGAGAATCCACCATTGAAGTGAGCCAGATCGTCGGCGCGCGACGACGCCGCTACAGTCCACGCGTTGGGATCACCCGGCGACGTGACCCAGTACAAAGCATCCCCATCAATAGTGAAACCCCAAGGCAGCCACCCACCCACCTCAGGAAATAGCGAGTAAGGTCGTGGTGAGTCGGGGTTGATTTTTTTACGAAAATCGCTTAATTTTCCCTCATCCTTCAATCGAGAACCCAATTCCGTGACGCTATTTTCGACACCAGGGATGCAAATATAGAGATACTCCTCGAAGCTCCCCGGGCCAAACCAATATACGTACTCCTTGTAATCCGATGGCAGAGAAGTTCCCAACTCGGCTTCCGCCCTTCCCCAATCCACCTTGTATCGGCGAGGCCCCTCCAGTCCTGCGTCTGATGCCAGTTGCGAAATCGTCACCTTCACGAATCCTCCTTAAGGCATTCCCGTAGGGGTGTTGTACACAGTCCATTGAGCATAGAAACCCCGATCGCCCACAGCATACAGGTCGATGGTCTCCGGAACGGGGTTGTTTCCTTCATAGTTAGGGACAGAAACGTAAAATACGCGCTCCCCTGCATCGAGCCGCCTCCTCACTACATGCTCATACTGCGCCATCACGCCCGAGTTAGCCGCAGTATACATCTTTACAAGGTTACGCCTGTCTCTGCCTGTACCACCAAGTTCACGAGCGAGAAGGTGACCTCGAGCAAATCCTCTTTCTCCGTCGAGATGCTGCCATCCGGCCGGATTGGTTTTTTCGCTACCCCTACCGCGATCAGTGTCTCCACCAATGATCTCCGTCGACTTATTTGGGTCCTTTTTCCTGCCGCGACCCCTGTAGTCGATTTGGTCAGCACTCAAGCATGCCGTGACGCCAGTGGCTCTCCCCTGAGAGTCGAGGGGGTGATAATAGACCCATGATTCATTGCCCTGAAGGCAGTTTCCGGGCTGCTCATCCCACCCCCCCAAGAGATCGCTAAATTCTCGACGACGATCCGCATCAGTGAGAATAATTGGGAAGTGTTTAAAGTAGTCCTTCAGTTGCTTTTCATTTAGCCCCAGATCCTTTACGGCACGAGTGAATGAGTCGTCAACAAATTGGTCGTGGCCCGAGTCTGTGGTTGCCTCAGTAGTGGGCCGTTCGTACGCAGTGGCCAGGACCGCTGCAAGGATTGCCTTCCACGGGGGCGGGGGCGGAGGAGCCGCAACAACGAAACCGCCTCCATTGCCATCCCAGTAGTAGTAGCCGCCTCCAGAAGGGTTTGGGACCCACGTGGGCTTATTCCCATAGCAGGAACGGCAGAAACCCTTGCCACCGTAACCCAGGCCAGGGAAATCCTTATTCCCGTAGCAGAGATTGCGACAGGTGCCATCTGCCAAAGTTCCAGGCGTGAGAACCACGATAAGACCAGCAAGGCCACCAACAACGGCTGCCTTCACTCCGGCAGCAACTCCGGCTGCGGCTGCGGCTCTTGCTGCGGCTTTCCTCGCCTGCCTTTTGAGATACCTCTCCATTTTCTGAGAAAGCCGACGAAGCTCTTCGTCAATGTGATCGGTGTACTTATCCGGGATAACGTCAGGCCAATGCCCACTGGGGTCGGTGAAGTTCAGCGGGGAACCGTTGGCGTAGGTGTACCGGTTCGCTTGTACCGACGGGACCGGGTTGAGGGTCCAGCTGTCCCGGGAGGCGAACCCGCCCGTCGCCGGGTCGTACCAGCGGGCGTGCATGTTCACCCGCCCGGTCTCCGGGTCGGTGAACTCGCCCTGGTAGCCGAGTGAACCGGTGGCCCCGTCCTCCTGGGTGACCTCGCCGAACGGCGCGTAGGTGCGCGACCCGGTGATCGCTCCGGTAGCGGGGTCAAGCCCTGCGATGACATCGCCGTGCTGGTCGGCTATGGTGACCAGCCCAGCACTGCCACCGGTGCTGGTGGACAACGGTGATCCGGCCAGGTCCCGGGCGATGAGCTCCCCTGCCACGGAGACCGGGTCGTTGGCCTGGTCCGCGTAGAGGATCTTGTCGCCGCCGCGCTGAATGAGCCGGTTCAGGCCGTCGTAGAAGTAGGTGGTGTCCCCATCGGTGATCATCCGGCCACGGGCGTCGTGCGTGAAGGCCGTGACGGTTCCGTCGACGTCCGTGGTTTCGGCCAAAGTGCCACGGGCGGTCCAGGAGTAATCGGTCCCGGCCCCGCTGATCAAGCGGTTGCGCTCGTCGTAGACGGCGCTGTCCTCACCAGCGGAGGTGCGGTTGCCCGCGGCGTCCCAGGTGTAGTCGGTGACCGTATCGTCGGGTGCGGTCCAACTGGTCAGACGCCCGGCATGGTCATAGGTGTAGGTGTGCTCGCCCTCCCCGGCGATACCGGCGGTGGTCCTGCCGGTGACCTGTCCGGCCTTGTCGTAGGTGTAGGCGGTGGACAGGGTCGGCACCGGGCCCAGGGTGAGGGTGGTGTCGGTGAGCAGGCGCCCCTGGGCGTCGTAGGTGAACGAGCGCTGCGGGGCCGGGTCGGCTCCGTAGGTGATGGTGCCCAGGCGTCCCGCACTGTCATAGGCGTAGCGGTGCTCCACTCCGGTGAGCGGGTCTCCGATGGCGCTCACCCGTCCCGCGTCGTCGTAGGCGAAGGTGGTGGTTCCGGCCGCGTCGGTGCGCTGGGTCATCCGCCCTTCGATGTCGTAGGAGAAGGACGCCTCCCCTGAGCTGCCGGCTGCGGTGAGCAGGTTGCCGCGGTCGTCGTAGGTGTAGGTGGCCGATCCGGCCCGGGTCGGGCGGCCGACCAGGTCGTAGGCGAAGGTGTCGGTCTGGGTCTCGGCCTCGGCTCCGCTGCCGCTGACCTGGGTGATGCGGCCCAGGGCGTCGAAGGTTCGCTGCTGGACGACCCCGCCGGGCTGGCGTTCCTCCACCGGGTTGCCCGCGACGTCGTAGACGGTGGTCCAGGTGCGGTCGGCCAGGTCGGGGTGGGCGTCGGTGGCCGGTTCGATCACCGATTCCAGGAGCCCGTGGGTAGTGAAGGTGTACCAGGTGGTGTTGCCGCGTCCGTCAGTGAGGCGGGTGCGGTTGCTCGCGGCGTCGTAGCCGAACGTGGTGGTGATGGAGGTGGTGTCGTCGACGGGCTCGGTAAGGGTGGTCAGTCTTCCGAGAAGGTCGTATTCCTGGGTGGTGGTGTGGCCCAGGGGGTCGGTGATGGCGACGGGGTTGGAGTCGGCGTCGTAACGGGTGCTGGTGGTGGCCAGGGTGGTGCCGGAGGCGTCCTCGGCCGTGGTGGCGGTGGCGCGTCCCGCACCGTCGTAGGTGGTGCGCAGCGTGGTGCCGTCGGGGTGGGTGACCGCGGCGGCCAGCCCTGTTGGCCCGTAGGTGTAGGAGGTGGTCAGTCCGGCGGGGTCGGTCTCCGTGACCGGTTGTGCTGCGGCGTTGAAGGTGGCGGTGGCGACCGTGCCGGAGGGTGTGGTGGTCGAGGTGAGGTTGCCCGCGTCGTCGTAGGCGAGGCGGGTGGTGTGGGCGCCGGGGGCGGAGTGGCGCTCGATCTGCGTCAGGGTGATCTGGCGGCCCAGGTCGTCGTAGGTGGCCTCGGTGCGGGCGCCGGTCGGGTCGGTGACGGAGAGCTGCTCGCCCAGTAGGTCGTGGGTGTAGGTGGTGACCGGGGCGTCTTCGCCCTGGCGGGGTGCGGGTTCGGTGAGGGTGGCGATGTTGCCGAGCTGGTCGTAGGTGTAGGTGGTGACGCCGCCGGCCGGGTCGGTCTCGGAGGCGATGTGCCCGGCGGTGTTGTAGGTGGTGGTGAGGGTCGGGGTCAGGGCGGTGGAGGAGCCGGGCGGGGTGTAGTCCGCGAGCGTGACCGACACAGGGCGCCCCGCACCGTCGTAGGAGGTGCGGGTGATCTGTCCCTGGGCGTCCTTCTCGTGGGTGGCCTCACCGAAGGCGTTGTAGCCCACGAGGGTGGTGGGGCGGCCGGTGACGGCTTCGGCGGACCATTCCTCAATGGTCACCGAGGGGCTCTGGGTGGCGACCGGTCGGCCGAGGGCGTCGTAGGTGTGGTGGACGGTCGCACCGCCGGGGGTGGTCTCGGTCAGTGCCAGGCCCCGCTGGTCCAGGGTTCGGGTGAGGGTGAGGTCCTGGTCGCCGTTCTCGATGGTGTGGCTGGTCCAGGCTCCGGTGATGTCCCGTTCGTAGGTGGAGGTCTCGGTGCGTGTGCCACCGGCGCCGGTGCGGGTCTCGGTGAGGACCTCTCCCCCGGCGTCGTAGGTGTAGGTGGTGCGTCGGGCGAGCCCGTCGGGGTCCAGGACCAGGGCGGTGATGCGGTTGGCGGCGTCGACCGTGTAGGTGGTGGTGACGGTCCCGTTACCGGTGCTCTCCCGGGTCAGGTTGCCCGCGGCATCGTAGGCGCGGTCGGCTAGAACGATGTCGCGGGTGGACCCGTCCTCCTCGCGGAACCCGACGCGGATCTCCTGTGCGGGGAGGCCGTCGTCGTAGTAGGTGTAGCGGGTGGTGCGGCCCATCGCGTCGGTGTGTTCGGCCGTGCGACCCACGGGGTCGTAGGCGTAGGAGTCCAGAACGACGTCGGTGGCGGGCTGAGGGTCTGCAGGATGTCCGGTGTAGCCGGTGAGGACGACTTCGGCCAGGTCACCGGTGGGCGTGTACTCGTAGCGGAAGGTGTCTCCGCCGGACATGGTGCGGGTGTGCTGGTTGCCGTAGGTGTCGTAGGTGTAGGTCTCCGTCTGGCCTTCGGGGTCGGTGACCGAGGCCAGGCGGCCGTGGTCGTCGTAGGTGCGGGTGGTGGTGCGCACCTGGTCGGTGTCACCCAGGTCGGTGACGGTCTCGGTGAGGGGCAGGCCGTCGGGGTCGTAGGTGTAGGAGACCGAGGCCTGGTGGGAGGTTTCGGTGACGGCGTTGACGGTGGCCGGACCGGTTTCGGTGGTCACCCGGGAATCGCCGTCGTAGTTGCGGGTGGTGGTGATGCCTTCGGGGTGGTCGTCGGTGATGACGGTGGCGGAGACTTCCCGGCCCAGGGTGTCGTAGGTGTACTCGGTGATCAGGCCGTTGGGTGCGGTCACCCGGGCCAGGTCGCCGGTGGCGTAGTACTCCCGTGAGGTGACGGCCCCGCGGGGGTCGGTGGAGGTGAGCAGCAGACCTGCGGGCACGGTGCCGCCGCCGACGGCGGTCTCGGTGCCGTCGGTGAAGGTCTGGGAGGTCTCCCGGCCCTGGGGGAAGTCCGGTGTGGCCGGGGTCGTGGTGGCGATGCGGTCGCCGAAGGCGTTGTAGGTGTGGACCGTCGCGTAGGTGTCGTCGTCGGCTCCGGTGGAGCGGGCGTCGCGTTCGACGGTCAGCTGGTCGTTGCGCGGGTCCAGCGGGTCGTCGGCGTTGAGGTGGAACCCGTAGTAGGACGTGGAGCAGGAGTCCGGGTCGGAGGCGTCGCGGCAGGTGGTCTGGGAGATCTTGTTGCCGCGTTCGTCATGCCCGGCCCGGGTGACGGTGCCGTCCGGTGCCGTGGTGGCGGCGAGGAACCCGCCGGTGTCGTAGGCGAAGGCGGCGGTGTTGCCGGACACGTCGGTCTGGGAGATGAGGCGGTGTCCGTTGAGGGGGTCGTAGGTGTAGCTGGAGGTCCGGTCGTCGGGGTCGGTGACCTTGACGGTGACGGTGCTCTCCGTCTCGGGCACTTCCTCGTCGTCGCCGGTCGGGGTTCCGTTCGCACCGGTGAGGGTGTGGTCGGAGAGGCGGTAGGTGGCGCCGTTGGCATCAGTGTAGGAGCGGACGCGGTCGTGGGCGGTGTCGTGCTCGATGGTGGTGTGCACGCGGCCGCTGGGCAGGGTGGCCTGGGTCAGCTTCTGGGAGAGGGTGCCCGCGGCGTGGTGTTCGGCCACGGTCTGGGCGCCTAGGGGACGGTTGTACACGGCGATCTCGTCGAGGTCGCCGGTGAAGTGGGAGATGTCGCCTTCGCTGCCCGGCCAGTTGGACCAGGAACCGGCGCCGGCGTAGACGTAGCGCTGGTCGTCCTGGGTGATGGCACCGGTGAGGCCGCCGACCTTGGCGCCGTCCAGGTACAGGGACTGGCGGTCGCCTGCCGCGGTGAGGGCGACGTGGTGCCAGGCGCCGTCGTTGACGGCCTGGTCGGTGGTGATCGGTGCGACCGTGCCGTTCCAGAACTGGCCGCGGAGCCTGCCATCGGTGCCGACGTACAGGGCGGGTGTGGCGGTGCCGGTGATGGCCTCGTCCAGTGCCTGCTGCTGGTAGCTGAACAGCACACCGTGGGCGTCGGTGCGGAACCACATCTCAACGGTCAGGTAGGGGGTCTGTCCCACCAGCCAGTCGGACAGGCGCAGGTGCGAGGAGGTGCCGTTGAAGGTCGCGGCGCTCTCCGGGCTGCCCTGCAGGGCACCGCCGGTCCCGAGCTGGACGTCGTGGTAGACGCCGGTGTGGCGGTCGTGGTCCAGCAGCAGGTCGTTGTCAGCCTCGGTGGAGCCTTCGGCTTCGCCCAGGCGCCAGTAGGCGACGGGGCCCGCGTCGCGCACGACCGTCAGGTAGTGGGATCCGTCGGTGTAGGTGTAGCGCGTGCAGGCACCGTCGGTGTCCTCAGGGCCGCAGACCTGGACGAGCCGCTCACCCTCGTAGGTGTAGGTCCACGTCAAAGGTGCGGCGTCGGTCTGGGGCGGCTCGGTGCTGACGCTGGCGACCCGGCCGTTCTCCCAGGTGAAGTGGAGCGTGCGTCCGCCAGGGTTGGTGACGCTGGCCAGGGTGCCGTCGGAGGCGTATTCCAGGTGCTGGGTGCGGTCGCGGAAGTCGGTGATCTCCACAACCTGGCCGGAGGCGTCGAAGACGTACCCGGTCTGGTTCTTGTCGGTCAGACGCCAGCCGCCCCCGTCGGTGGAGGTGAGCGTGGCGAAACTACCGAAGGGCGGTGCGTAGGTGCCGTCGGGGTTCTGGCCGAAGCGGACCTGCTGGCCGTGGGGGTAGGTGACCACAACGTTGCCGGTGCCGTCGTCGTCGGGACTGACACGCATGTCGAAGCGGGTGCTCCAGCCGGCGCCGAAGACGTTGTCGGTGCGCGGGTCACGGCTGTTGTAGGTGCGCTGGATGCCGAGCGCGGGTCCGACAGCCGCGACCTCGGCGTCGGTGTCGGTGAGGGTGTGGTTGCCGATC is a window of Nocardiopsis changdeensis DNA encoding:
- a CDS encoding NUDIX hydrolase, whose translation is MSNSTGDRPSTPLHSVSVAGAVLDEDGRFLVIRRADNGRWELPGGVLELAEAPEDGVCREVWEETGIHVEVDRLTGVYKNTARGVVALVFRCKPSGGTERPSAESTEVAWLAPAEVSERMGEVYAVRLLDALDPNTPHVRSHDGQRLARGR
- a CDS encoding TrmO family methyltransferase domain-containing protein, whose amino-acid sequence is MEITLSPVATIIGGRFEVGDDYWGGVRSVIRLNEDLPLDTLKGLEEFSHLEVVWHFSKGSDADVHLGARHPRNNPAWPETGTFVHRNHRRPARIAVSHPRLLSVEGRDLHVEDLDAVDGTPVYDIAPWFTEFGPRGEVGQPSWPGEMLSRYWEKRSNT
- a CDS encoding DUF397 domain-containing protein produces the protein MSTQSLPWRKSSYSNEAGTCVEVSEGPVTRVRDNQNLHVEPLDFTPGAGAHFLRGLHTD
- a CDS encoding transposase family protein is translated as MLFYRAALPLSRRTLNLAARTIRTHRKNTGSRWRRLDPATQALLVLVHLHKGEPFAQVAAGFGVGTTTAWRYVHETTALLAAQAPTLEQGLRRARRKGWGYVIVDGTLIACDRLAADRPFYSGKHKQHGMNIQIVAAPDGEPLWTSWSLPGAVHDTRAARVWRIADRIRAAGLLGLGDKGYVGLSDVVFCPFKGRGKPQWKKEANSEHAKLRSPGERAIAQLKQWDILRRLRCCPQRAGQITRAVLVLQLREAG
- a CDS encoding GntR family transcriptional regulator, whose product is MASTVGARSGKPRYLQIADDIEEQITTGRLAPAAEIPSETVLVERYGVSAGTVRKAIAQLRTVGLVETFQGKGSFVKSRPPVTRKSSDRFRRSHRRAGKAAYIAETEQAGVEPTVQVLSIGPVPVPAEIAERLGVDESDKVLARRRLYFSDGTPTEEATSYLPWDVARDIPELFEENPGGGGIYARLEEHGHEFAEYTETVRARLATKQEASALGLSPGSAVFHLTRNAVTTAGRVVEVCDTIMAADQFVLDYRIPAVD